One region of Trichoderma breve strain T069 chromosome 7 map unlocalized scaffold00007, whole genome shotgun sequence genomic DNA includes:
- a CDS encoding ARID/BRIGHT DNA binding domain-containing protein — protein sequence MTSSPQEVPLHAIERTPEYEDFMTKLRDYHAKRGTTLDPEPKVGMIHLDLYKVFNHIVASGGYDKVSEEKLAWRRMAAELGLHSNNEASTAFALKEKFYKNLAAYEISTVHGKEPPPKDILEDVTAKGASLLTRTRENFRGKRESNVGATDSAASGDDGTPTQERPAPDPAASARASRGLREAPPQRVIFQPDTGPARSTRQASNQQAGNSASPAVNHVHQSAPHHQSAHPMPLMAIHNNSRGPSILHHPPNSENTSHLVTSYQPKPMKPLQLRPVATPSNTPSEFFKAKLPHRFALDPANRQPMQPGTGFDGPNIYTRCLNALRSCVPAEQAFALNHLVKISFERGDKYKFDSFPGLAEGLVEKALQIGNLFYHVNWTVSWDSFAESNDIGCLDGNYGTQDILERISNLVERDIPDVIQTEKFADEMVLTTEAILTIRNMVTLPENAQNMSDFYPVKDLICILLHLPARDSLIEVKHLALDIAEQLTPFMALESDDPLYKTLLAQLSSEDRGTILTALRALGRISVNLEATNKLGEVPSTTLQRIVNWLLLNDDELIDACLDFLYQYTAVVPNLDNLVRSIVPDNLVQQLVRLLAHGARKYTREYTVIPEQRLPAKDEIAPMPNDLLQEMLKLEEPDRVHQWVKCFFEEDNRSFITQLAAWQAYQSAFATPLKAINQPMITPADFIRSSTSVYKDSNAQVLREPGDPQQKFIIHGIRARPRPLAFDGTEYGRCLWAMNPEKKNEKCGHFYLKQEEMWNHILTAHLNEQRGENGQFSNIEKEYQCTWAECTKYEKPTKMHLQTLAQHISTHISTMIPSPGSFNRRPRHPWVIPAKTMSIVLEETPTFRDERMPEAPPQAGGIPLSAVLVLRNIARNVVKTEAEEELLKEQSRTFEKGGWNEKLFRPHLTQLHGILAENLAMSPYIASLLELIIPVPDDRD from the exons CCCTCAGGAGGTGCCGTTGCACGCCATCGAGAGGACGCCCGAATATGAAGACTTCATGACCAAGCTGCGAGACTACCATGCAAAGCGAGGCACGACGCTGGATCCAGAACCCAAGGTTGGCATGATCCACCTGGATCTGTACAAGGTCTTCAACCACATTGTCGCCAGCGGTGGATATGATAAAGTTTCGGAGGAGAAATTGGCGTGGCGGCGCATGGCAGCTGAGCTTGGCCTTCATTCAAATAACGAGGCATCGACGGCCTTTGCTCTCAAGGAAAAGTTCTACAAGAACCTCGCCGCATACGAAATCAGCACAGTCCACGGAAAGGAGCCGCCGCCCAAAGACATTTTGGAAGACGTCACAGCCAAAGGCGCAAGTCTGTTGACACGCACGAGAGAAAACTTTCGCGGCAAGCGGGAAAGCAATGTCGGAGCTACGGACAGCGCTGCGTCTGGCGATGACGGCACTCCGACCCAAGAACGGCCAGCGCCAGACCCTGCTGCAAGTGCTCGAGCTTCCCGCGGTCTTCGCGAGGCTCCTCCTCAGCGGGTCATCTTCCAGCCCGATACAGGCCCGGCCCGATCTACAAGACAGGCCTCCAACCAGCAGGCAGGCAACTCGGCTTCGCCAGCGGTAAACCATGTACATCAAAGcgctcctcatcatcaatctGCCCATCCGATGCCACTAATGGCAATCCATAACAACTCACGGGGGCCTTCGATCCTACACCACCCTCCAAACTCCGAAAACACATCACATTTGGTTACATCCTACCAACCGAAGCCGATGAAGCCGCTTCAGCTGCGTCCTGTGGCAACCCCGAGCAACACGCCGAGCGAGTTTTTTAAAGCCAAGCTACCGCATCGATTTGCGCTCGATCCTGCCAACAGACAGCCCATGCAACCCGGCA CTGGTTTTGATGGCCCCAACATTTATACCCGATGCTTAAATGCTCTCCGTTCTTGTGTCCCCGCGGAGCAGGCTTTTGCGCTCAATCACCTGGTGAAGATATCGTTTGAACGAGGTGATAAGTATAAATTCGACTCTTTCCCGGGATTGGCGGAAGGCCTTGTGGAGAAGGCGCTGCAGATTGGCAACCTCTTCTACCATGTCAATTGGACGGTTTCTTGGGATTCTTTCGCCGAGTCAAACGATATTGGCTGCCTGGATGGCAATTACGGCACACAAGACATACTAGAACGAATCTCAAACTTGGTCGAGCGAGACATACCAGATGTCATCCAAACTGAAAAGTTTGCCGATGAAATGGTATTGACAACCGAGGCCATTCTCACTATTCGAAACATGGTGACGCTGCCTGAAAATGCGCAAAACATGTCCGACTTCTACCCCGTAAAGGACCTGATATGCATCCTTTTACATCTACCGGCAAGAGACTCGCTTATCGAGGTCAagcatcttgctcttgacATTGCAGAGCAGCTGACACCTTTCATGGCTCTGGAATCTGACGACCCCTTGTACAAGACACTCTTGGCCCAGTTGTCATCAGAAGACAGAGGAACCATCCTGACAGCACTTCGCGCCCTTGGTCGCATTTCTGTGAATCTGGAGGCGACAAACAAATTGGGCGAAGTGCCAAGCACAACGCTTCAGCGGATCGTGAACTGGCTTCTGCTaaacgacgacgagctcaTTGACGCCTGCCTCGACTTTCTATACCAGTACACGGCTGTTGTGCCTAATCTCGACAACTTGGTGCGATCTATCGTTCCCGACAACCTTGTTCAGCAGCTTGTTCGCCTATTAGCACACGGAGCTCGCAAATATACCAGAGAGTATACAGTTATCCCAGAGCAGAGGTTACCGGCAAAGGATGAAATTGCGCCAATGCCCAATGACTTGCTTCAGGAAAtgctgaagctggaggagccgGACCGTGTCCACCAATGGGTCAAGTGCTTCTTCGAGGAAGACAATCGATCCTTTATTACCCAGCTTGCCGCATGGCAGGCTTACCAGTCGGCATTTGCCACCCCTCTGAAGGCTATCAATCAGCCCATGATCACTCCGGCAGATTTCATTAGAAGCAGTACGTCTGTCTATAAGGATTCCAACGCCCAGGTGCTACGGGAACCTGGTGACCCCCAGCAAAAGTTCATCATCCATGGTATTCGCGCTCGACCACGGCCCCTCGCTTTCGACGGCACTGAATATGGCCGCTGCTTATGGGCCATGAATCccgaaaagaagaacgagaAGTGCGGCCACTTTTATCTTAAGCAGGAGGAAATGTGGAATCACATTCTCACGGCACATCTGAATGAGCAGAGGGGTGAAAATGGACAATTCTCCAATATCGAAAAGGAGTATCAATGTACCTGGGCCGAGTGCACAAAATACGAGAAGCCGACAAAGATGCACCTGCAGACTCTCGCCCAGCACATCTCGACGCACATTTCAACCATGATCCCGAGCCCCGGTTCGTTTAACAGGCGCCCGCGACACCCGTGGGTCATTCCGGCAAAGACGATGAGTATCGTGCTGGAAGAGACACCGACGTTCCGCGATGAGCGGATGCCCGAGGCGCCTCCCCAGGCTGGCGGCATCCCGCTCAGTGCCGTGTTGGTGCTCCGCAACATTGCTCGTAACGTGGTCAAGAcggaggccgaggaggagcttctcaaggagcAGTCCAGGACTTTTGAGAAGGGAGGATGGAATGAGAAGCTCTTCCGGCCTCACTTGACTCAGTTGCATGGCATCTTAGCGGAGAATCTTGCCATG AGTCCATATATCGCTTCGTTATTGGAGCTGATCATTCCGGTGCCGGATGACCGCGATTAA